AGCATTTATGGATTGCAACAGAAGCAACCCCGCCACAACCAATAATTAAAGCTTTTCCCATGAATATCTCCTCCTAATGATTATTGTTGAAATGCCAACAGCATTTCACGGATAATTTTACAAGCGACCATAGTGGATACACCGCTTTGGTCATAATGTGGGCTTAATTCGTTTACATCGCAGGCAACTACATTCGCCTGGCTACAAACCAAAGTAGCGGCTTTTCGCAATTCCTCAAAACTGACTCCACCTGGTTCCGGTGTGCCGGTTCCAGGAAAAATAGAAGGATCTAGTACATCTAAATCCAAAGTGAAGTAAACCGGCTTTCCTTCCAGCTGTTTTATTACATGTCCTAAGCTTTCAAAATCAAATTTATGGGTAGTTACATGAGAATTTCCCCATTGGAATTCTTCCCGGTCCCCAGAACGGATACCAAACTGGAAAATACGGTTGTCCCCAATCAGGTCCCAGCAACGATGAAGTACACATGCGTGGGAGAGTTGTACCCCCAAATAATCGTCCCGAAGGTCTGCATGGGCGTCAAAATGGATGATATGGATATCAGGGTACTGTTTTGTCACAGCACGGAACGCGCCTAAAGTAACCAGATGTTCCCCGCCAAGCATAAATGGGCGTTTGTTGGCAGCCAGAATTTCAGCGGTGTGTTGTTCAATCTGGGATAACGCCTGTTCAGTACTGCCAAAACAGAGTTCTAGATCGCCGCTGTCCATAATGGAACAGTCCAGCAAATCTTTGTCTTGATAAGGACTGTAGGTTTCAATCCCAAAGGACTCTCCACGAATAGCACTGCTGCCAAAGCGGGTTCCTGGGCGATAAGATGTAGTGGAATCAAATGGGGCACCAAACAAAATAGTAGTTGCTTCGGAAAAATCTGCGTCACACGCCATAAAAGTTTCAATATTCTTGTTCAACATTTTTCAATAGCTCCTCAACATAGGCGGGGATATAAAAAGCGCCTTTATGCAATGTAGTAGTGTAGTATTTACAGGTAAGCGCGCGTAAATTCCATTCTGCTTCCCGCAAGTCACGCAATGGATGATATTTTTTGGATGCAAATCCAAACAACCAGTGGCCAGATGGATAGGTAGGGATGTGGGCTTGATATACTTTGCTGATTGGAAACGTTTCTACGATTCGTTTATGGGCCCTTTGGCAGGCAACAGCATCGTTATCATAAAAAGGGCTTTCGTGCTGGTTCACCATAATGCCATCCTCTTTTAATGCTTTAAAACAGTTTCCATAAAATTCTTTGGTAAACAGCCCTTCACCTGGACCGAATGGGTCGGTGGAATCCACAATAATTAAATCGTATTGATCCTCACAGGAACGGATAAATTTTAAGCCATCTTCATAATAAATGGAAACGCGGGGATCATCAAACCGGCATGCTGTTTGTGGAAGGTATTTTTTACAAACTTCCACTACTAGTTCATCAATTTCTACCAAGTCAATCTGTTCGATTTCTGGGTAGCGGACCAGCTCGCGGATGACGCCACCATCGCCAGCACCAATCACCAGAACATGTTTTACGTTTGGATGGACTGCCATTGGGACATGAGTAATCATCTCATGATAAATAAACTCATCCTTTTCGGTTAACATCATATATCCATCCAAAGTTAAAAAGCGGCCGAATTCAGGGGATTCAAATACATCAATCCGTTGGAATTCACTTTTTCCACTGTATAACTGCTTATCAACTCGTATGGATAATTTTACATTTGGTGTTTGTGATTCCGAAAACCAAAATTCCATTATTAACCCTCCTTTAACACATTTAGGAACTCAATATCCGCATCCTCTGGACCAGTCATAGAGCACCCCTTTTGTTTTGCGTACACAATATAATCCAGGATTTCATCTGTAATCCGCTCCCCTGGAGTTAGGATTGGAATTCCTGGAGGATAACACATCACAAACTCGCTGCATACCCTACCGGAAGTCTCCAAAAGAGGAAGATGTTCTGTCTGAGCATAGAAAGCTTCTTGTGGAGAAACAACCACTTGAGGTTCAATGTATTCCTGAGTCATTAAATTTGTTTTATCTTTTTGGTAACGGCGACGAACCTCCGCAAGAGCACTTACCAACCGTTCAATATCCTGTTTTCGGTCACCAATAGAAAGATAGGCTAAAATATTGCCTAAATCTCCAAATTCAATTTGAATATCGTATTCATCCCGCAATAGGTCGTAAACCTCAATCCCAGCAAGTCCAATATCCAATGTGTGGATGGAGAGTTTGGTTCGGTCAAAATCAAAAATGCTGTCCCCATTGATCAACTCTTTGGAGTAAGCATAATACCCTCCAATATGGTTGATTTCTGAACGGGCATAGTCCGCCAGCTCCATTACTTTACCAAAGGATTCTTTTCCCCGTAGTGCTAGATTTCGGCGGGAGATATCTAAGCTGGAGAGTAGTAAATAAGAACCGCTGGTTGTTTGGGTTAAGTTAATAATTTGCCGTACATGCCCTTCCTGCATTGCTGGGCCTGCCAGCAAAAGGGAGCTTTGGGTTAAGCTTCCACCAGATTTGTGCATTGAAACTGCTGCCATATCAGCGCCAGCAGCCATAGCAGAAACTGGCATGTCCTCTCCAAAGTAAAAATGGGTTCCATGGGCTTCGTCCACCAGGCAGAGCATATTATGTTCATGTGCTAATTTTACAATGGAACGCAAATCAGAACAAATTCCATAATAAGTAGGGTTATTGACTAAAATTGCTTTTGCATCAGGATGTTGTTGGATCGCCTTTTTTACAGCGGATACACTCATCCCCAATGGGATTCCCAAACGATGGTCACAATCTGGGTTTACATAAACAGGAACAGCGCCGCATAAAATCATGGCTCCCATTACACTGCGGTGTACGTTGCGGGGAAGGATAATTTTTTCTCCCCGTTTCGCTACAGATAAAATCATGCTTTGTACAGCGGAGGTTGTCCCTCCTACCATAAGGAAGGCATGTGCCGCGCCAAACGCCTCTGCTGCCAGGCATTCCGCTTCCCGGATTACCGAAACAGGATGGCAAAGGTTATCCAGTGGTTTCATGGAGTTGACATCCATGTTGACGCATTTTTCTCCTAACAGGGCAGCTAATTCTGGGTTTCCACGTCCTCTTTTATGCCCTGGTACGTCAAAGGGGACAACCCTCATTTTTTTAAATTCTTCTAACGCCTCATAGATTGGGGCACGGGATTGGTCTAAACTCATGGTGTGCCGTCCTTTCCATAAATATTGCGGCCACTGAAGATTTCGATCATTTCTTGCCGCAAATTGTGCATAATTTCCAGCCGCGTTTTAGGGGGAAGTTCATAAACATCGGTATTAAACAAATAGTTTTGTAAATCAATATCTTTCACCATCATTTTGGTGTGGAACAGGTTTGCCTCATAAATATTGATATCAACTGTGTCATAACGGAACAATGTGTCCGGATTGATATAGTCCTGGATGGAAGTCACCTTGTGGTCTAAAAACAGTTTTTGCCCATTTACATCCCGGGTAAAACCTCTGACGCGGTAATCCATGGTGATAATATCAGAATCAAACGAGCTGATCAGATAATCCAAAGTGGAAAGCGGGGTAATTTCCCCACAAGTAGCAACATCAATATCCACCCGGAAGGTTGCCAGACAAGTTTCTGGATGATATTCTGGATAAGTATGCACTGTAACATGGCTTTTATCCAGGTGTGCCAGCTGTGTTTCCCCCATAGGAACCATAGAGCCTTCCGCTATTAAAATGGTAACGGAAGCCCCTTGGGGGTCATAATCCTGGCGGGCAATATTCAAAACTTGTGCGCCAATCATATCCGTTAAGGTGGTTAAAATATTGGTAAGGCGCTCTGAATTATATTGTTCGTCAATATAGGCAATATAGTCACGCTGCTCACGGGCTGTTTTTGCGTAACAAACATCGTAAATATTGAAACTCAGCGCCTTTGTTAGGTTATTAAACCCATAAAGTTTTAATTTTTCTTCCGCCATATTCCAAACACCTCGAATTTCGTTAAGATGGATCTATTTTTATCAACAAAATAAAAAAGCACAAGCAATGCAATACCCATTACTTGTGCTACGATTTTTCTGCCATAACATTTTTATCTTTTTATGATATACAAATAAAATCAAAAATTACTTATGGAAGAAAGAGAATTCAGAGTTTATATAGCAAATAGCTTATTTTACCACTCTTTATTGACCGTTTCACAAGTTGATGTGCATATCCAAGCACTGGTTATAAAGTTACCAACTTATAAAATTTGAGCTTCTAACTCAATCAATAAGGCAACAGTAATGTTGCCATTCGGCAGTTGACCCGGCTGTCCGTATGGCCTTTAACCCAACATGGGTGGTCAGAAAGTATTTGCATGGAAACTCTGTATTGTCAAAATTCCATGTCTATGATTACTATACATGATTTAAAAAAGGCTGTCAATAGGATTTCCATTTTTTTTGTAACTTTCCTTGTAAATATTGTAATAAAGTACGATAAAAAGAAAAAAATATGGCTATGTTCAAATAAATCTGTTCTTAAATCAAGTAAACTAGATCACCATAAAAGGTAGACGAAATCTTATCTGCTATGAATAATAGTAAAAAAGTTGTTTATACATTGTTCCTTTATAGTCTTGTTCAATAAATATTCAAGAAATGGTAGTATAATATAATCCATTTCTTTTTGAATGAGTATAATAAAGTTAGTTTTTACGATTGGGGGCAATCTATGCTTGCGTTAAAATCGATTACCAAAGATTATCCTGTTGGGGATACGAAGGTTACAGCGTTAAATGGAATTGATCTTGCGTTCCGTGACCATGAATTTGTATCCATTTTGGGGCCTTCTGGATGCGGAAAAACCACCATGTTAAATATCATTGGGGGATTAGACCGGTATACATCAGGGGACTTAATCATCAATGGACGTTCCACAAAAGAATATAAAGATAAAGACTGGGATAACTACCGGAACCATTCGATTGGGTTTGTGTTCCAAAGTTATAATTTAATTCCCCACCAAACAGTATTGGCAAATGTGGAACTGGCTTTGACCCTTTCGGGTGTGTCTAAAGCAGAACGACGTGAACGGGCGATCCACGCCCTGGAACAGGTTGGATTAGGGGAACATATCCATAAAAAGCCAAACCAGCTTTCCGGAGGACAAATGCAGCGTGTGGCAATTGCCCGTGCATTGGTAAATGACCCGGATATCCTGTTGGCGGATGAACCCACAGGGGCACTGGATACCAAAACCAGCGTCCAAATCATGGAGATATTAAAAGAAATCTCTCAGGATAAATTGATTATTATGGTAACCCACAATCCCGATCTTGCGCAACAGTATTCCAGCAGAATTGTGCGGTTATTGGATGGTGATGTAGTAGGGGATACCAATCCTTATACGGAGGAAGAAATCCACGCCGATTTGTCCAAAGGAAAAGATATATCAACTAAGCGGAAAAAGAATATGTCTTTTGGCACAGCAATTTCCCTTTCATTCCATAACCTGCTGACGAAAAAAGCTAGGACATTAATGACCTCTTTTGCTGGAAGTATTGGTATTATTGGAATTGCTTTAATTTTGGCGCTTTCCACTGGGGTTCAGGCATATATTGATACTGTCCAGAAAGATACTTTATCTTCCTATCCTGTTACCATCAATAAAGAAGATAACGATATGATTTCTGCTATGACTTCTATGCAGGATTCTATGGTGGAAGAAAACAAGCAACCAAAACAAGATAATATCGTCTATTCTACCTCAATTATGTATGAATTATTCCATTCTATGAACTCTAGCAATGCTACTGAGAACAACCTAACTGATTTTAAAGCATTTCTGGATGAACAGATGAATGAGGAAACCAGTACAACAGATTTATACCAATATACTTCTGCTATTCAATATCAGTACGATGTGGATATGAACACCTATATTACGGATGCGGATGGAAATTATAGGACAACTGATATTGCGGATGTTTTTTCGGAATCGGAAAATCCTGATCTTCCAAAAGAAAAACAGGCGATGTATGAGATGATGAAAACCCAGCTTTCTTCTTATGAGTTGTGGCAGGAAATCCCTTCTGGAACAGATGGAAGTTTGATTTCCGATATGGTTTCTAGTCAATATGATTTGGTGTATGGACAATGGCCATCTGTCGCAAACGAAGTAGTATTGGTGTTAAACGGAAATAGTGAAATCTCTGATATCGCTTTTTATTCTTTGGGATTGTTGGCTCCGGAGCAGGTCCAGGAGCTATTGGATTCTAGTACGGACGGTACAGAAGTAGACAAATGGGATTTATCTTTAAATTATCAGGAAATTTGTGAGAAATCCTTTAAATTGCTGTTAAATCCTGATTATTATGCAAACACAGGAAAAAATGGCACCTGGGAATATATTGGTGATGATCAAACCAGGATGGATATGACGATTAAAAATGGCTATGACTTAAATATTGTGGGTATCATTCAACCAAACGAAGATGCTTCTGCAACTACATTATCCGGTACTTTTGGATATACTTCTGCTTTAACAGAATATATGGTAGATAAAATTCAAACTAGTGATATTGTGGCACAGCAAACTGCTGTAGAAAATGAGAATTACGACGTTTTTTCTGGGCTTCCTTTTACCAAGGAGGAACGGGAGCTTACCAATGCAGAAAAAGCGGAGGAAATCAAATCATATTTTTCTGGACTAAACAATCAAGAAAAAACAGATTTATATACTAGAATTTTCTCAGAACCACCAGAAGAATATGTACAGCAGGTATTGCAAAGCAGCATGGCGAAATATTCCACTAGGGAGGAGATGGAAAGTGCAATCGCTTCCCAATATCAGATGGATGACGCTACAGTTCACTCCTATTTATCTTCGTATTCAGATGAAGAATTGCAAACAATGATACAGCAGCAGATTACGTCAATGATTCAGCAAAACTATGCGGCACAGGCAGAAGCAGCGGTAAAAGAGATGATGGGAACGGACGGAGAGATTGACCAATCTGCTGGATACGCAAAAGTAGCGGCTATTTTCGATGCTCAAATTGGAAGTGTCCAGGATGAAACTACTCTAGCAGGATATTATGACAAATATATGCCTTCCGGTGTTTCGGAGTCTACTTTGGAAGAAAATATGAAAACATTGGGTGTTGTTGATTTGGGTTCTCCATCTGCCATCAATATATATGCAAATTCATTTGAAAATAAAGATGCCATCTCAGATATCATTACCGATTATAACAATTCTGTTGCAGAAGAAGATGCCATTTCTTATACCGACTATGTTGCCCTATTGATGTCCGGTATTACTACTATTATCAATGCTATTTCTTATGGGTTAATCGCATTTGTTGCAATTTCCTTGGTAGTTTCTTCTATTATGATTGGAATTATCACCTATATTTCCGTATTGGAACGGACAAAAGAAATTGGTATTTTACGCTCCATTGGAGCTTCCAAAAAAGATGTTTCCCATGTGTTTAATGCGGAAGCAATGATTATTGGCTTCTGTGCTGGTGCCCTTGGGGTAATCATCTCATTACTTCTTTGTTTGCCAATTAACTGGATTATCCATGCACTTACCAATATCCCAACGATTAATGCTTATTTATCTCCAGTTGCTTGTATTATTTTGGTAGCAATCAGTATGGGATTAACTTTTATTGCCGGATTAATTCCTTCCAGAATTGCAGCTAAGAAAAATCCAGTAGAATCTTTGCGAAGTGAATAAAAGTTATTATGTTTTGGATGGTGGAATATTTCCACCATCCTTTTTTGATAGATATTGGTTTTATAAAATAAACTTGTCTAGATTTACTTATCGCATGACCACTTTAGTATATGTCAGTTATTGTAGATTTATCTGCTATATTCCAAAATAGTTTAAAAGTATGCTATACTAAAACTATAATGTAAAGAAAGGTGGAATTTGTTTGCGCAGGATTCGTTTATTGTGGAGAATTTTGAAAATTACCCATGCAGATAAATTATTGTTTGGTTTTCTGGTTTATTTTATATTAACTTCTATTATGATATATTTGGTAGAGCCGAATATTCAAACAGTTGGAGATAGTTTGTGGTATTGTTTTGCAGCAAGTACAACCATTGGTTTTGGAGATATTGTAGCTGTTACTTTATTGGGAAGGGTACTAACAGTAATATTGTGTATTTATGCTGTTTTAATAATAGCGCTAATTCCAGGGGTTGTAGTGAGTTATTTTATTGAATTTAATAAGATAAAAAGCAAGGAAAGTGTTGTTGTATTTTTAGACCAATTAGAACATCTGGAAACCCTCTCTAAAGAGGAATTGCGGGAACTTTCTCAAAAAGTAAAGCAACGCCGATATCGTTTGTAATAGGCTTCTACTTCAAATGCCATCCTTTCCTTGATAGACACAAGTACTTTACGATGCAAAAAATAAGGCTCTATGTTGTATTTTCGTTGACAAACAAAAAGATAGGAGATAAAATGTTGAAAGGACATATGAATAAGAATAGAGCGGAAATGATTGTTTCAAGTTATTTTTTAGATTTAAATTTGCATATAATGGAGGGATAAGCATGACATTAGACCAAGTATCTCCAGGACAAGGAGGTATCATCACGAAAATTGGTGGTGAAGGGGAGTTAAGGCGGCGCTTATTGGATATGGGCCTGACGCCAAATACCCAGGTAACAGTGCGAAAGGTTGCCCCCATGGGGGACCCAATTGAACTTTTTTTGCGCAGCTATGTATTGACAATCCGAAAGGATGACGCAGCAAAAATTGAGATAAAAGAGGTAACCAGAGCATGAGTTTTTTATTTGCCCTTGCGGGGAACCAAAATAGTGGTAAAACTACGTTGTTTAACCGGTTAACCGGCAGTAACCAGCATGTTGGAAATTTTCCGGGTGTGACAGTGGAGAAAAAAGAAGGTAACATTAAGCAGATGAAAAATGCTGTATTGGTGGATTTACCTGGAATTTATTCATTATCCCCCTACACTTCAGAAGAAGTTGTAACCAGAGATATGCTGTTGAAAGACCATCCAGATGGAATTATCAATATTGTGGATGCTACTAATATTGAACGAAATTTATATTTGAGTTTACAGTTGATGGAACTTGGAATTCCTATGGTGATTGCCTTGAACATGATGGACGAGGTGAAAGCTAGTGGGAACAACATTGATGTCCGGAAATTATCCGAACATTTAGGGATTCCAGTTGTCCCGATTTCAGCTGGGAAAAACCAGGGGATATCTGAATTGACTCGGGTTATTTCCAAAATGGCGGAAGGTAAAGTTTCGAATCCCCGTCAGGATTTTTGTACTGGACCTGTTCACAAGGCAATTCATTCCATTGCCCATATCATTGAAGACCAGGCAAAAGATGCTGGATATCCTGTTCGTTTTGCTGCTACCAAAATGGTAGAAGGGGATGGACCTACCATGAAGGCGATTCAGATTACAGATAAGGAACAGCATATTATCGACCACATTGTGGAGGAAATGGAAGAGGAGCTGGGAACCGACCGGGAAGCAGCTTTGGCGGATATGCGGTATAACTATATCGAATCGATTTGCCGTGACAGTGTGGTCAAACGCCAAGAAACTCATGAACAGGTACGTTCCGAACGGATTGACCGGTTGTTAACCCATAAATATTTGGGAATTCCCATCTTTTTCTTGATTATGTTTCTTATTTTTTGGCTTACTTTTAGTGTGATCGGAGCCCCTTTACAAGATTTATTGGGAACTGGAATTGACTGGTGTACAGCACAACTCGCTGGGTTGTTGGAACGTGTTGGAGTAGCGGAATGGCTGCAATCTCTATTAATTGACGGTGTTTGTGCCGGTGTCGGAAGTGTACTATCCTTTTTGCCGATCATCGTATTTTTGTTTTTCTTTTTATCCCTATTAGAGGATAGCGGGTACATGGCACGTGTAGCGTTTGTCATGGATAAAATGTTGCGTAAGATTGGTTTATCTGGACGTTCGTTTGTCCCCATGCTTATTGGATTTGGGTGTAGTGTACCAGCAATTATGGCAACCAGGACACTTTCTAGCGATCGTGACCGCAAAATGACGATTGTATTGACGCCATTTATGTCCTGTAGTGCTAAGCTTCCTATTTATGCAATGATTACTTCTGCGTTTTTCCCACAAAACGGAGCGATTGTCATGATTTCAATTTATATTATTGGTATTATTGTGGCGATTTTATCCGGATTGTTGTTAAAGAAAACAGTATTTCGGGGAGAACCTGTTCCATTTGTTATGGAACTTCCTGCTTACCGAATCCCGTCCGCAAAGAGTGTGGGATTACATATGTGGGAAAAAGCCAAAGGATTTATCAAAAAAGCGTTTACTATTATATTCCTAGCTTCTATGGTAATCTGGTTCCTGCAAAGTTTTGACGCTTCTTTAAATATGGTATCCGACTCCAGTCAGAGTTTATTAGCGGCGATTGGTTCCTTTATTGCTCCAATCTTTATTCCTCTTGGTTTTTATGATTGGCGCGCTTCTACAGCTCTGCTGACGGGGATTACGGCAAAAGAATCCGTGGTAAGTACATTGACTGTGCTAACAGGTTCGACAAACTCGGCAGAATTATCTACAGCATTGCAAAGTATTTTTACACCGTTAAGCGCATTCTCCTTTTTAGTATTTACCGTATTATATATGCCATGTGTTGCGGCATTTGCGGCATCCAGAAGGGAATTGGGGTCCACAAAAAGCGCATTGGCTACTGCGGCTTTCCAAACTGGAATGGCTTATATTGTGGCAATGGTGATTTATCAGGTAGCACATTTGTTGATTGGATAAAAGTAAAAACTCAGCTTATTCTTCTAATATAAAGAATAAGCTGAGTTTTTTTGTTTGTATAAGGAAATACCTGATTTTCCTGAGAAAGATATCTTGTAAAAAAGGCTTTTGTTTCAAGTATCAAATGAACCTTTTTCAAGGTGATAGGACAGTAAATATAAGCGAAGAAAATTCTTAGTGTGTTGTTTTAGATATTTACCGACCACATCCTCTTTTAGGATTGTTCAAACCTCTGGCTAAGCTGGAGATTTTGACTTGGAAAGATGCCATTAACTATAATTGTCTTCCTCTTCTTCCTGGTCCATAATTGGCGCCATAGGCATATCCCAAGCAGTATGATCGGTATGTAGCAGCTCATGTGCCCGATGGGAGAGAGGATGTTCCAAATATTCATCATATACTTTGATAATGGAGGGATTTTCATGGGAGAACCGCAGAGTAGAAACTCGGTCCAAGCCATATAGTTTGTTGGCGCGTTCCCCAGCAAATTCCAAACCATCATGGATAGGTTGACCTCCACCACCAGAGCATCCACCTGGACAGGCCATAATTTCCACAAAATCATATTGTACTTTATTCCGGCGAATCGCACGGATTAATTTACGGGTATTGCCTAATCCGCTGACAACAGCAACCCGTACTAAAGTACCTGAAATATCAAAGGTTGCTTCTTTCCAACCATCCATACCACGGACTTGTTGGAAAGCGTCTGGAGACGGATTTTGTCCAGTTACCAAATAGTAAGCAGTACGTAAAGCAGCTTCCATTACGCCACCAGTAGCTCCAAAGATGACCCCAGCGCCGGTACCAATTCCCAATGGTGTGTCAAATTCTTCTTCCTGTAGCTCCGATGGAATAATATGTTCCGCACGGATCATTCGGTCAATTTCTCTAGTAGTCAATACCAAGTCAACATCTTGTCCCGCACCAGCGCTGTTCATAGTAGGCAGGTCACATTCCTGTTTTTTCGCCAGGCATGGCATAATGGAAACACAATAAATTTTACTTGGATCAACATTTAATAACTGTGCATAATAGCTTTTTGCAATTGCTCCAAACATTTGTTGAGGCGATTTTGCGGTAGAAAGCTGCGGAACCATATCTGGATACTGGGATTTTAAGAACCGTACCCAGCCAGGACAGCAAGAGGTAAACATTGGCCATGTGTTTTGGTCTTTGTTTTGCAGTTTTTGAAGGAATTCGTTGGCTTCTTCCATG
This is a stretch of genomic DNA from Clostridium facile. It encodes these proteins:
- the speB gene encoding agmatinase, giving the protein MLNKNIETFMACDADFSEATTILFGAPFDSTTSYRPGTRFGSSAIRGESFGIETYSPYQDKDLLDCSIMDSGDLELCFGSTEQALSQIEQHTAEILAANKRPFMLGGEHLVTLGAFRAVTKQYPDIHIIHFDAHADLRDDYLGVQLSHACVLHRCWDLIGDNRIFQFGIRSGDREEFQWGNSHVTTHKFDFESLGHVIKQLEGKPVYFTLDLDVLDPSIFPGTGTPEPGGVSFEELRKAATLVCSQANVVACDVNELSPHYDQSGVSTMVACKIIREMLLAFQQ
- the speE gene encoding polyamine aminopropyltransferase, whose amino-acid sequence is MEFWFSESQTPNVKLSIRVDKQLYSGKSEFQRIDVFESPEFGRFLTLDGYMMLTEKDEFIYHEMITHVPMAVHPNVKHVLVIGAGDGGVIRELVRYPEIEQIDLVEIDELVVEVCKKYLPQTACRFDDPRVSIYYEDGLKFIRSCEDQYDLIIVDSTDPFGPGEGLFTKEFYGNCFKALKEDGIMVNQHESPFYDNDAVACQRAHKRIVETFPISKVYQAHIPTYPSGHWLFGFASKKYHPLRDLREAEWNLRALTCKYYTTTLHKGAFYIPAYVEELLKNVEQEY
- a CDS encoding aminotransferase class I/II-fold pyridoxal phosphate-dependent enzyme, which codes for MSLDQSRAPIYEALEEFKKMRVVPFDVPGHKRGRGNPELAALLGEKCVNMDVNSMKPLDNLCHPVSVIREAECLAAEAFGAAHAFLMVGGTTSAVQSMILSVAKRGEKIILPRNVHRSVMGAMILCGAVPVYVNPDCDHRLGIPLGMSVSAVKKAIQQHPDAKAILVNNPTYYGICSDLRSIVKLAHEHNMLCLVDEAHGTHFYFGEDMPVSAMAAGADMAAVSMHKSGGSLTQSSLLLAGPAMQEGHVRQIINLTQTTSGSYLLLSSLDISRRNLALRGKESFGKVMELADYARSEINHIGGYYAYSKELINGDSIFDFDRTKLSIHTLDIGLAGIEVYDLLRDEYDIQIEFGDLGNILAYLSIGDRKQDIERLVSALAEVRRRYQKDKTNLMTQEYIEPQVVVSPQEAFYAQTEHLPLLETSGRVCSEFVMCYPPGIPILTPGERITDEILDYIVYAKQKGCSMTGPEDADIEFLNVLKEG
- the speD gene encoding adenosylmethionine decarboxylase, which encodes MAEEKLKLYGFNNLTKALSFNIYDVCYAKTAREQRDYIAYIDEQYNSERLTNILTTLTDMIGAQVLNIARQDYDPQGASVTILIAEGSMVPMGETQLAHLDKSHVTVHTYPEYHPETCLATFRVDIDVATCGEITPLSTLDYLISSFDSDIITMDYRVRGFTRDVNGQKLFLDHKVTSIQDYINPDTLFRYDTVDINIYEANLFHTKMMVKDIDLQNYLFNTDVYELPPKTRLEIMHNLRQEMIEIFSGRNIYGKDGTP
- a CDS encoding ABC transporter ATP-binding protein/permease, yielding MLALKSITKDYPVGDTKVTALNGIDLAFRDHEFVSILGPSGCGKTTMLNIIGGLDRYTSGDLIINGRSTKEYKDKDWDNYRNHSIGFVFQSYNLIPHQTVLANVELALTLSGVSKAERRERAIHALEQVGLGEHIHKKPNQLSGGQMQRVAIARALVNDPDILLADEPTGALDTKTSVQIMEILKEISQDKLIIMVTHNPDLAQQYSSRIVRLLDGDVVGDTNPYTEEEIHADLSKGKDISTKRKKNMSFGTAISLSFHNLLTKKARTLMTSFAGSIGIIGIALILALSTGVQAYIDTVQKDTLSSYPVTINKEDNDMISAMTSMQDSMVEENKQPKQDNIVYSTSIMYELFHSMNSSNATENNLTDFKAFLDEQMNEETSTTDLYQYTSAIQYQYDVDMNTYITDADGNYRTTDIADVFSESENPDLPKEKQAMYEMMKTQLSSYELWQEIPSGTDGSLISDMVSSQYDLVYGQWPSVANEVVLVLNGNSEISDIAFYSLGLLAPEQVQELLDSSTDGTEVDKWDLSLNYQEICEKSFKLLLNPDYYANTGKNGTWEYIGDDQTRMDMTIKNGYDLNIVGIIQPNEDASATTLSGTFGYTSALTEYMVDKIQTSDIVAQQTAVENENYDVFSGLPFTKEERELTNAEKAEEIKSYFSGLNNQEKTDLYTRIFSEPPEEYVQQVLQSSMAKYSTREEMESAIASQYQMDDATVHSYLSSYSDEELQTMIQQQITSMIQQNYAAQAEAAVKEMMGTDGEIDQSAGYAKVAAIFDAQIGSVQDETTLAGYYDKYMPSGVSESTLEENMKTLGVVDLGSPSAINIYANSFENKDAISDIITDYNNSVAEEDAISYTDYVALLMSGITTIINAISYGLIAFVAISLVVSSIMIGIITYISVLERTKEIGILRSIGASKKDVSHVFNAEAMIIGFCAGALGVIISLLLCLPINWIIHALTNIPTINAYLSPVACIILVAISMGLTFIAGLIPSRIAAKKNPVESLRSE
- a CDS encoding potassium channel family protein, giving the protein MRRIRLLWRILKITHADKLLFGFLVYFILTSIMIYLVEPNIQTVGDSLWYCFAASTTIGFGDIVAVTLLGRVLTVILCIYAVLIIALIPGVVVSYFIEFNKIKSKESVVVFLDQLEHLETLSKEELRELSQKVKQRRYRL
- a CDS encoding FeoA family protein, with product MTLDQVSPGQGGIITKIGGEGELRRRLLDMGLTPNTQVTVRKVAPMGDPIELFLRSYVLTIRKDDAAKIEIKEVTRA
- the feoB gene encoding ferrous iron transport protein B yields the protein MSFLFALAGNQNSGKTTLFNRLTGSNQHVGNFPGVTVEKKEGNIKQMKNAVLVDLPGIYSLSPYTSEEVVTRDMLLKDHPDGIINIVDATNIERNLYLSLQLMELGIPMVIALNMMDEVKASGNNIDVRKLSEHLGIPVVPISAGKNQGISELTRVISKMAEGKVSNPRQDFCTGPVHKAIHSIAHIIEDQAKDAGYPVRFAATKMVEGDGPTMKAIQITDKEQHIIDHIVEEMEEELGTDREAALADMRYNYIESICRDSVVKRQETHEQVRSERIDRLLTHKYLGIPIFFLIMFLIFWLTFSVIGAPLQDLLGTGIDWCTAQLAGLLERVGVAEWLQSLLIDGVCAGVGSVLSFLPIIVFLFFFLSLLEDSGYMARVAFVMDKMLRKIGLSGRSFVPMLIGFGCSVPAIMATRTLSSDRDRKMTIVLTPFMSCSAKLPIYAMITSAFFPQNGAIVMISIYIIGIIVAILSGLLLKKTVFRGEPVPFVMELPAYRIPSAKSVGLHMWEKAKGFIKKAFTIIFLASMVIWFLQSFDASLNMVSDSSQSLLAAIGSFIAPIFIPLGFYDWRASTALLTGITAKESVVSTLTVLTGSTNSAELSTALQSIFTPLSAFSFLVFTVLYMPCVAAFAASRRELGSTKSALATAAFQTGMAYIVAMVIYQVAHLLIG